From the Juglans microcarpa x Juglans regia isolate MS1-56 chromosome 3D, Jm3101_v1.0, whole genome shotgun sequence genome, the window GCGATCAAGCTCCTTTCTCCACATCCACCACATTGTCCTATTACTTTTTGTATCTTCTATGGGAAACATTGAAGATGACAGGTAATTCTCTTCCAATATTAGCTTAAACGCAGGAGCTACATTATCAACCACAGTAGAACCCCATGGACAGTGCCAATGTTTACCCACATCCAAGCTCTTACAAAGTTTACGACAGCCAGAGTTAGCATCATCATCTGAATATTCTGCTACAATTTCCCAGGTTATTTAGGATGTTATAAATAAGTACTAGTGCTATGTGAGATTTCCATGAATTTGCATGCCTCTGTTAAGATAAATACCTTCTCTGACAGGATCCACGGGCAGAAGTAAGACAACAGGTTGACTCATAGAGTTGAAGCGTGACACTAGCATCCATGCACTAACACATGTAGGATAAAGCAGCAAATTTTTTAGTAATCTAGCATAAGCACCTCCAAGCAAACTCATGCAAACCACTGTCACGCCAGGAAGGCCCGCAAAGAATTTTGTTACAAATTCTTCAAGTTTCTGAGTAGAGTCAGGTGCAAGCCTGCAACAGGATAAAGAGACTGATTCAGTTAGAGTGATTTGATGCTTCAGTTATAAAAGCAGCAGGTACAACCTCAGCAAGTTGCTTGTTTCTTCTCCTCTGCAGGTCGAGCCAGGAACATATGGACCCTGAAAATACAATTTATTAACCTATGAAACAGCATATGCTACTTATGCACAGGAGAACCACCAAATGACTAAAAAACATAACACCAAACTTTCCCTCGtcgtttctttttattttcacataGGACCAAGATTCATATGCTTTGCATGCATATCTAAGGAAGTATCCAAAGGTGTAAGCAACAGTTGCGTTCTGAAAATGCTTGGAAATGGTTGAAATGATGAGCGTATAATCTCAAATAAAGGGGAAGTTCACAAAACTTGACATAGATGACATGTTCAATCACAAGATTAAGTGATTGGGCCAAAAAGTGCACTGAAAGGATAGGCAACAGATACACTTGCAGGCATACCTCAGCATCCACAAGGTGTTGGACTTTGGATCTCCCAgtcatatttgaaaataattggtAATTAAGATGAGTGCCAAGTGAAGCTTGATGAAAATATGAAGCCCATTGATAGTCAGTGAGCGCTTTGCAGGAAGATAGCAATGGAAAAAGCTTAGTTGAGGCAGAAAGTACATACACAGTAGCCAGTAGTTGAGAAACCTGTTGTATCAGTAAATGGTAATAGTTAATCAACTTGATTACATGAAAGGAAGTCGACTTGAGCAAGAGAAGAAAGAGCTTTCAAAAGTCCTAACTGCAACATGTGGAAGCCAAGGTAAAAGTGGAAGTGGAATCAACCTGGGCTGAACTCTAAAAGTCCAAGGTCCAATGCGGGTTTATCTTtttatcgtttttttttttttttttttttttttttggtgcataGAACAGGACCAACACTATATCCAACTTGACCCAGTAAGCTGAAGTCCAAATCAGTTTTATTGGCAAGGAGACAAGCATTATGTCCGCATATCTGATTCAAAAAGTCCTAGACTAACACTAACAATGTCAATGCAATCAGATCCATTCTAAAACCCATTGTCTTTAAATCAAAACAggaattttatacaaaaatagaTAACCATTGTGAGGGTCTTTTTTAATCTGtaaattttaataaaccattattaaaaaattcttaaaattgatattagGTTCAAAGTCAGATGATCCAAAACTATCTTCTCAGCCATATAATTCAGTATCACCTTTTTATAATGAGGCTTAATTTCTAGTCCCCATACTAATTGAAAGCCACAGATGTAGGTAAACTGCTGAAATCACTCCTAATATAGGTCAAAATGTCACAAATCATgaccttataatttttcatcatttatacAGCTTTCAACCATGTTATAATAGAAGAATCAGAATTTAGACCTAGTCCAAGAATAATGGTCTCCCAGACGTGAAGATATCTCTACCTGCATTTTTCCAATGAgttaactatatattttttcgaCTACAACACTGAGATCAGTATCCTTAAAAATAATTCAGGGTAGCCAGACCAAGATAAATCATTGAATTGATATAAGAAACTACTCCAGTTTAGAGAAGCACATGGACAGGTCATCCAGGGAATTTGAGTTATTATGCACCAGAAATTAACAcagaccaaaaataaataagctcAAAGGATCTTCTGAAGGGAGACAAAACAACTCCCAGAGATCAAGAAAGATTCAGTATCATCAAATTATTAAGTACGGCAGTCAAAGCAATGACCAAACATTCATTATCGTCAAATATATCTAGGACAACATTGAAAGAAATAAGACAAAAAAGCCATAAAAATCaagataaagaaaatttaaagaaaGGTTGACCTTCTCAAAAAGTAGAGGAACCTCACGGCAGAGAACAAATGCCAGCATCAACCAAGACACTAGTTTTGATACATGAATGTTAAATAGATCACAGCAAGCGGTCCTGATCACAATTCCAacaaaaagagagggaaaggaaGTTATTTGCAAAAAGTCAATTACAATAAAGTAGACATTACTGCTGTGATAGATGCAGAAAATGTATATACATGCTTATGACGTAGGTATAATTTAATCGATTCTCAATTTGTTGCAAACATCGCTGAGTGAGGAGAGAATGATCTGTCAAACCTACCAACTAGGATAATATTGCGAGTGTGCCTGCAAGCATGTGAGTACAATACAAGAAAGAACGATCTTCTCATCTAAcacaaatttcaaatgaatgAGAAAGACAATGATATGAAACAAATATGGTCACGAAATCATGAGGTGACTGAGATATTAGAGaacttctaaaaaaaacaaaatccacttaCCACAGAGCATCTTCAAAGGGTATCTTAAAAAAAAGGGGAACTTGAACTTTTCACCCACAAACTAGATTAACGGTCAGATCTAAACTGAtggtaaaaattgaaaattatgcaTAGATAAAGGGTTATATTGGAACTTTTGGTAGTTTAGGGTCTAAAATGAAAATAGGTGGTAGATTGTGGGTGAGAAGTGCAGTTCCCCAAAAAAAATAAGTCAACATCAGCACATCTTATTAGGAATCTGAAATAACTGTGTTGATACCATTATCATTTCTaacaattctttgaaaaaactAGGGGAGGAAGAGAAAACACACATTTCCAGTACAGATATGaataaaatgcatgaaagatatacttttttatataagtagaACGCATGAAAAATACACAAGCACCTACAGTTACAAATACCTTGTATCCTTGGAAGGGTAACTCTTCAAAGAATACCAACATATGTTGTAAAGTATTACTGCACGCTCAACAGCGAACACATCTCCAGCAATCTCCTTCCCAAAAAAATCAAGCAAGGAAGTGAGAGGAACAGAAGAGTTGGTATGAATCTGGCCAGATGGGTTTCTGCTGACTAGGACTGCTATGCTTTGGAAAAACaattcatgtgtttcatgaatcTGACCACGGTTCCCAAAGCATTTTCCTGAAGACGAAAACATAACAGTGATAATTACAAAGTCTCCATAGTTGCAAGAATGtaatgaaagaaacaaaagcatTCTCTTCATGTGATACACCATCTTGCGAGCCCCTACTGGTTCTGCTTTTGTTTTTTAGGTTGATAAACACTTGGTGTTGGTTTCTGGTATTGGTTTCAGTCGTTTTCAAGCACTAAGGTTTTGTTTCGTCGATGAAGTGAGTGTAGTTATAAGAATTGATATAGGTTAATTGATATCACTTCAGCTACAAAATGCAGCCTATGAACTCCTACTTAACTCCAATTCCCAAAGCTCTAGTTACAGCAGCTGAAAAAGGTAGGCAAAAGAAAGGCTTTTATCAATGGCCACAAACAATTAAGGTTACATTATTGAAATGCTGCCTCCATCAACTAAGGACCAAAAATGCTGCCTCTATAAAATCCAAACTCATTCCTAAACTAAAATCACTAAAGTTGATAATATCTTCAGACATGCCTAACCTAGTTTAACAATTAGAAGCAAAATAATAACTACTTATATTAGTTAGTGCTCAagtttaaaaatgaaatgaaacttgagcactaaagtttaaaaatatagcAAAAGAAGGAACTGGGTATTTACACCTCTTACCCCCTATTTAAGTTTTGTAATGCAACAAAACTATTTTTCCCTTCATAATGAAATCAAGTGTATGTTGTACAACGGTGATCTCATAATCTGACACCCCACTCTCTACACCTCCGGCGTCTCATAATCAATGGGCAGACCACCACCACTACTTTCAGATTACTTCCGAAGGCTTTCTTTCTCTGATCTGATTGAAAAGTGGAGGAATTCCGCAAATAAAGGAAAGGGAAGCAGCCTTGAGGGATGAATAAGGTCTTCGGACTtccttttttactattttgatAGAGGGGGATGGAGAAAGTGGACAAAACAGACTCACATGTTCTGGGCATCCAAGACCCAATAATACAGTTATCTCATTCCAACACTATAGGAGTCAATTTACATATTTAAGAAGCAAGCgattttgtaaatatgtaaCATAAGAGAACAATTTCAGATGCTGGCACCTTCTAAAATGTACAAAAAACAAGGTGAATAGGATATCAAGACAAAACATCACCAATTCAATGTTCTTTTTGTTGGGGAGAGGGGGAATTGACAGATAATATATAAACTGAAAACAATTTTCAGATGCTGGCAccatctaaaattaaaaaagaacatGGTAAATAGGATATCAAGACAAAACAGCACCAATTTGATGTTCTTTTTTGTTGGGGGAAGGGTGATCGacgaaaaatatataaaattattaacttGAAAATGGCTGCAAGCATATTGTCAATAAATATGTGATCTGAAAGGAAAAGAGTAACttaatttgtgttttaaatgacACATTGTCTTTATGGGATACAAGTTCAATAGGGCCAATTTACCAAAGTGTTTGTGTGGGAGAACTACTCTGTGAATGATCAGAGCAAAATAGTTTGTACATACCCATGTCAGTGAGAAGCCTAGATGAAAGCCGTCTTCGGACAAACTCCCACTTCAGATGAACAAAATTATTCAATAACCCAGATTCTATAACTTCCATTACAAGGCACTGCCAACACCACATGTTGTTGcaaatgcattttattttaacgCCAAAAGCAGCTTTACAACTTTTTGTTTCCCGGAGTAACTCTTGCTGAGTAAATGTATTGGAGGAAGATGCATTATCACCTTTCAAATATCTTGAAACGCCGACTTGAAACTCACCAGAAGTGCTCATACTTTGGTTCTGCATAGATCGATATCTGGAACGAGTTAACCTTGAATTATTTTCAGGGATTAAACAATTCTCCTTTACCAAGGGCTTGGGAGCATTATTTCTGAACTTTTTGGCTTCCGCCTTTGTTTTTGGCACATCCCTCGTTTTTTTCCTCCTATCTTGTTCAGTTGCCACAAAATGAGCAGAATTATTACTGACACCACATTCAGCCTCTTTCACatgatttttcttaagtacTGTACTTTCAGCATTCGCCTTTTCAGGAAAAGTAACATGGTTTTTCCACACGGAAAGATTTAGTTTGTCCAGGGCCAATTTGTACAGATTTTCAGCATGCAACAATTTCTCTACAGAAATCTCTGCTTTAGTACTATCAAAAGTATTTTGTGATAAATCTCCAAGATGCTGATCAATTGTTGCTTCCATTATCAATCTACATTTAATGCAAGAAAAAGCTGTGCTAGTAtcaatcaaaattttcttggcACTTTGAAGTTCCATCTCTGCCAAATCCCAAAGTCGTTTCTTGCGGTATAGTTTTCCTGTAAAAATCCACACATATTCAGTAAGTTAGCTCACAACTAAGTTTCTTTCTAACCAAGTAGGAAGTGAACAATTAACATTCAAAGGAACAAATGCAACGAAGTATAATTTGATACCTAAGACAGAGGAGAAAGCAACTATAAATGGTGGCAAGATCTGTAAGCAAGAGATGTTTTTTCCCCAATTCAAAAAAGTTTCAGCTTCAGCTCCATTTCCAATTATTTCATGAATAATTCCAACCTGCATGTTATATGATCGTGCCAACGATTCAAATGTTAGCAAAAAAGGGCAAGAACACTGAGGTTGAGTTCAAGAACAGAAGGAAAAACAAGCCAAACCTGAAGAGTGCTTTCAAGATAACATTGGAGTACATTCCATGGACTAAGATAAACGCCATCCAAGTCCCATGAAACAGTATGAGAGGACAAAATTTCAGTAGCAACTGATCTGTGAATATGGAGATTCTTAAGGCCATATGTAAGCTTCTGAACGATATCCCCTGTGTCACTGCACCTTTCAGTCTGCTGCTCAACAGAGTACATAAATTTCTCTTGAAAAAGTTTTGTACGCAATCGATGAGCTTCTTTTGCATATGAAAGAGCCTTAAGAGAAGGAAATTCATTAGAAAACAGAAATTATAACGAGATAAAAGAGACAAGTGCATATTCAGAAGAAGCCAAGAAAATAACCCACTAAAAAGTGTAAAACATGAAGTAACTTGAGAACAGTTTGGCGGTTTTCAAGAACTTCAAAGAACTCTAGCTGACAGCCCCGGAATCAAATTGTATCTCTTCCGCCAATAAATAAGAATAGGAGGGTGAGGTCACTTGTGTCAATGGACTCCATAATCAATCTTCTTTCCTTCTattcttctttccttattttaccTTTACTTAGGCTTGTACAGTTAGCATTGTAGTCGAacatagatagagagagaatgaaTTCTTATTTTCATTAACATTCAACATCCTATACATACTACATACAAATGACCATTGTATACTCATAAACTATActaattacaaccatgtcctctAACAAGCATATTGACGGAATATATAGTTTCCATATAAGGCTAGAATGCTAGAATCACTCGGCAATTAGTTTCTTTCCATGCATAGTTCTCTtgtaaagtttatatataatatacagatCACTCAAAGGCCACTCATTCGGCCATTCACACAATATTTTGACAACTTGTTCGATCTTGTAGGTGTGAGTAGATTACCTATCAATTTCTTCAAGGGGAAACTACACTTTGCACCTCCAAATTGGTACCACTTATGCAAACCAAACCAGAGTCTAAAACATCGATATTGGTATTTGCTCTTGTAAAGGTATCTTTTTCAGGTAagattttcaactatttttttttttctttatgagtTCCTATTgcccaaagaaagaaaacaatacTTTACATCTTCCCCTGGAAAATGCATTTTACATGACCTACATGTTTAGCAGACTTTTTAAAGATTTCTTTCTTGGGCTATTCActtattttcttccatttctgtTGGTAGTTTATCCTATAATCCACAGTCATCTGTTTGCTGTGTTTCTTCCGCACAAGTTTGAAAATGTGGGTTCTAAATGCTTCCAAGTTTTTCCACTTTTTTCATCTTGCAAACTATTTATTGCCAATTAGTGtgttagtgtgtgtgtgtgtgtgtgtgtgtgtgtgtgttgattGTATGAACATTAGTATACACTAGCAACATCTTCTTTGGTCAGTGAAATCTTAAATCCAAAGTTACTCCAAGTTGATCACTTCTACATTTGTCCTATTTAAAATTCCGAGTTTAACTGCACTTTAACCTTAATGAATTATAAACAGCAGCACAAAGCCAAAGGGTTCAATATCTTGAACTCTAACTGGAAAAGATTAAATGTCAAATGGTATTAGAACTTTTCTAAAATTAGAATACAACATTCCAGGATAAAGCAACTTACAAGATTGACTCTAGGTAGCATAAATTCTAAAAGCAAACTGAACGTGAGTTACCTCAATTAACCTCCCATTTAAGATGAGTCTTTCACTCAAATCATGGTATAGATATCCAGCAAGGAACACAGAACGACTGGGCACAGGAACCTGCAATAAGAATGACAGATAAATTATATTGGCTGCAGATTAAAAATCAACAGAAGCTACTTGAGAGATTCTTACACTTGAAATGAGTTCAAATGCAGCCTCTTTCACTTCATCAACTGTGATATCTGATATAAAAGAGCTCTCAAGATTACAAGAGCCCTGggaatttggaaataaaaatgaaaaactctgTTGGAAACCAACTATTAATGGCCTGGAACCCCTTAGACAGTGTACCCAGAAATCAACAGAGTTAGAATGTCCACCACAATGCTCTGATAATTCGATGAATGCCTCATTTACAGGTGAAACACAAAGCGCATGAGTAGTCCTTCTAAACTCCCACAGCATGGCCAAGCAATTCTCCAGGGGGACATTCTTCCGTTTGAATAATCTAGACATCAGCCTATATATGTCAGTGTGAAAATCCATGCAACCCTGAGACCATAGACAAAGAGAAAGCAACGCTGTAATTGAAGGACATTATGTCAAGAAAATGCATAGAAATGTCTACTTTAGAACCTAAAGCACCTGATACAATAAAGAGACAAACCTTCATCGATAACAAATCAATAACATTATACAGTAGTAGCACTATATTTTCAGGCATGATAGAGAACGGGTCATCTGCAGAGCAATGATCTGGAACAGAAATGCTCAACCATAGATTTATGGCAGCATTAATATCTTGGAAGATTAGCTGCTTCAAAAAAAACCAAGCAATATTAagtaaaacatataaataaacatacaacatttaaagaattaattacTCAATTCTGGAGACTAGCCTTTTAAGCATTAACACCTTTGAGTTTGGTTCAATTTCCTGGGTACATAGTGCACGTAAGCAATACGTCACAGCTAATTGATGACGAGTTGGGATTCCACGGCTACATGCTTCAACACGTGCCTCTTTCTGTTTGAGTAACTAATTCATGACGGTCAAAAACACAAATCCAGAAAGAGCAAGGACTAAATATTTAGTCAATGATgaagacaaagaaaaaacagaacTAAATAACTTACAATTGTAGATATGGAATCAGATAGACACTGAATACAGTCCTTCAAACCTTCGATTCCACAGGCCCTTAATGCCATTCCTTTTCTAACTAAAAGTCTTGACTTTTGTAAACAACTATCAGGTGTAACATACACATCTTGCAGGAGGATGTCTATAATTTTCATTTgcattttataacaaaattctGGGTACAGAGCACTCATTTCCTCGTATGCAAGCAGCTCCTAAACAAATTCATGAAAGAGATGGATAGAAAATAGCTGAGCCACActtcataattattatttttttctaagtaaGAAAGTCATAAAATCTTGACAGAGGCCTGACCTGCTCTAGGATTATGCCAATTGCCCTCTTGTACACTTTTGTAGAAGATGACAGCAAAAAGTACAAGATTAGAGCACTATCCCCCTCATTCAAATCCTTACAACGTCTACATTCTATCTGCATATCAAATGATGATATGGCTGAGGaagcaagaaaaattataatgacaaCATTTGAAAACTTGCAAAACATACCTTTACCCACTGTCTCACCAAAGGCACTGGCGCCGGCAACCTTTCAATGACCTTTGCAGCAGCAGACCAATCTTCCAGGCACTCTGCAATTACTCTTTCTGCCTTATGATGGTCACATTGATGGAGAACATCCAAAAGAAAAGCACCTCTtgtgcatgcatcattaacaaATTCTATAAAAGAATCTTCGGAAAGATCACCAACTAACCCCTCTGATTTCTGTACAGAAAATTGGCACAGATGTTTAACACAAGTCCATGACGCCCTGCAACATAATTTCAATGCCTTCGAAGCCTGCAAATGTAGAATCAATTCTTAACTTAAACAAACCAGAAGCTTTAAAGCCAATAACGTACAGTCAGATAATGTAgaaaaaaaagtcacaaaatgtCAGAGGGTAGGAACAAAAAGATCCGATCAAGTGCTCGCTACCCCGGCTGCATACAAGCAATAACTTAACAACATCAAAGCAGGGTAATAAAAGTGATATTATAGCAGCAACCAAATCCACCTCACTCGCTGGCACCTGCACTGCCCTTTTGCAATTCCAACGTAAACAACCACAAATAATAGAAGCAAACAATCCATCAAAACGATTAGGATGAGATTTCCTAAAACGcaattaaaaagttttttaaaaaaaggagtGTGACTCTAAACTGAAAAGGttcaaatcttaaataaaattatggaaGCAACCAGTTAAAACCGCAGGAcgctattaaaaaaaacactaaaagaaCATGTGCtgctaaaagtaaaaaaataccTCTTTGACTTGCTTACTTCTGTacaaaaatacaccaatattgTGAAAAGAGGCAAATAGGTGTTTAAGCTCTTGAGGTTGAATCCATTCACTGGTAATAATGTGCTTAACTAAGTGAGTGTTACCCTGAAAAAAGAGAGGTAAAAAAACTAGCTTGATTGAGACACATATAACATTTTGTCCCACAGTAAGTAAATAGAACCAAAATAAATGAGCTAGTAAAAGCTCATGCTTAGGTCATCAAAATATTACACAATGAGAAAGCCAACCTTCATGTTGAGCTTTGTTCTTATGGAGAGGGTAAAAGCTGCGACAGCAACGGTAAGTACAGCTTTTCTGTTTTCATCGaatccgtctctctctctttcatacGAACAACTAGTCGCATGAAGAAACAAATTCAGAGAAGCCTTATTGCTAACTTGATTCATCTATAAACCATGCCAGTAAACAATAAAGAAGTAAAAactcccaaaataatatatatacataagttTCAGCCATCCATAACTCTTCTTGGGCACAACACTTTAGAATTCATTCTTTCATGGACCCTTTTTGCTGATATTTAAGACTAAGACaaggaaatgaaatataaataaaaatctaaaaagtgCATCTCAAATGCTAGATTGGTGAATCAGTATTAAATGTGATATTTATTCTCCACAATTCTATCCAAATGAATCATAAGAAAAAATGAGGACCAATACCA encodes:
- the LOC121255348 gene encoding separase isoform X2 encodes the protein MASASESSLLSKLESSESTGIYSLFSDYLHPFSDLTNPKKPYKSIDHSIIRPLAKKFLPFLNLTLSLLPKRLSDPHNFNDQFALELFHIYRLCLDCLESVSSQLSCKPYSVHVQRIRMVHCMVACGRYGDAEDEGFRVLESFKGINFGVKKSAKSAGKFVPDVEGGGSDKEFAFLVVELVVTLVKCAAMGQIKDDEVYRRVLVLTEEVRPWFRVLDANAYEKLHRVLVTYLGKCTLLLVGELACFDEKLVRTLCYAALTEYEKSSLTDQIYKFARRICSSLFSLQEDRSSLIIEILICVLDSIARECKFEMENPGIEYVDLVSYCANKCRTASANLCIPMATHLNKIAGDSHQVRPPFDMIIRLYAAGLYLINSDVKSRGDGLTSADGAKNESAIRVLRDDGKILQNLAALLGSCDSYFDIDCKENCVKYTDSACQICSQLSSDYEVSMPCKHRKRKASLVVYLNALKFLCHPLAELVNSERKQLIGENEDAFVTTKLYIIQDALYHFADIFLSCQSCSYERERDGFDENRKAVLTVAVAAFTLSIRTKLNMKGNTHLVKHIITSEWIQPQELKHLFASFHNIGVFLYRSKQVKEASKALKLCCRASWTCVKHLCQFSVQKSEGLVGDLSEDSFIEFVNDACTRGAFLLDVLHQCDHHKAERVIAECLEDWSAAAKVIERLPAPVPLVRQWVKIECRRCKDLNEGDSALILYFLLSSSTKVYKRAIGIILEQELLAYEEMSALYPEFCYKMQMKIIDILLQDVYVTPDSCLQKSRLLVRKGMALRACGIEGLKDCIQCLSDSISTILLKQKEARVEACSRGIPTRHQLAVTYCLRALCTQEIEPNSKLIFQDINAAINLWLSISVPDHCSADDPFSIMPENIVLLLYNVIDLLSMKGCMDFHTDIYRLMSRLFKRKNVPLENCLAMLWEFRRTTHALCVSPVNEAFIELSEHCGGHSNSVDFWVHCLRGSRPLIVGFQQSFSFLFPNSQGSCNLESSFISDITVDEVKEAAFELISSVPVPSRSVFLAGYLYHDLSERLILNGRLIEALSYAKEAHRLRTKLFQEKFMYSVEQQTERCSDTGDIVQKLTYGLKNLHIHRSVATEILSSHTVSWDLDGVYLSPWNVLQCYLESTLQVGIIHEIIGNGAEAETFLNWGKNISCLQILPPFIVAFSSVLGKLYRKKRLWDLAEMELQSAKKILIDTSTAFSCIKCRLIMEATIDQHLGDLSQNTFDSTKAEISVEKLLHAENLYKLALDKLNLSVWKNHVTFPEKANAESTVLKKNHVKEAECGVSNNSAHFVATEQDRRKKTRDVPKTKAEAKKFRNNAPKPLVKENCLIPENNSRLTRSRYRSMQNQSMSTSGEFQVGVSRYLKGDNASSSNTFTQQELLRETKSCKAAFGVKIKCICNNMWCWQCLVMEVIESGLLNNFVHLKWEFVRRRLSSRLLTDMGKCFGNRGQIHETHELFFQSIAVLVSRNPSGQIHTNSSVPLTSLLDFFGKEIAGDVFAVERAVILYNICWYSLKSYPSKDTRTACCDLFNIHVSKLVSWLMLAFVLCREVPLLFEKVSQLLATVYVLSASTKLFPLLSSCKALTDYQWASYFHQASLGTHLNYQLFSNMTGRSKVQHLVDAEGPYVPGSTCRGEETSNLLRLAPDSTQKLEEFVTKFFAGLPGVTVVCMSLLGGAYARLLKNLLLYPTCVSAWMLVSRFNSMSQPVVLLLPVDPVREEYSDDDANSGCRKLCKSLDVGKHWHCPWGSTVVDNVAPAFKLILEENYLSSSMFPIEDTKSNRTMWWMWRKELDRRLGKLLRNLEDSWLGPFRYVLLGEWSNRKHLDLVHKKLVHDLKSKCKLEVNESLLNVMLGCSKDAFEEAGVLQLCLRRGYHVDEVGYRDEANRGTSFNASNGIEKQDELAFQLVKEAVKKLEGEDSVNREAIILVLDCEVQMLPWENLPILRNQEVYRMPSVGSISAALDRSHHHQEQVGKIVASFPLIDPLDAFYLLNPSGDLSSTQIEFEKWFRDQNLEGKAGSAPTAEELIAALKSHDLFIYFGHGSGAQYIPGHEIQKLENCAATLLMGCSSGSLMLNGCYVPQGTPLSYLLAGSPVIVANLWEVTDKDIDRFGKAMLDAWLRERSSCSLGCVQCDLLCAELEAMTVRGCKGNARRKTQRKKSPEACETSLFKEDFCDHRRKIGSFMAQAREACTLPFLIGASPVCYGIPTGIRRAKDL
- the LOC121255348 gene encoding separase isoform X1 — translated: MASASESSLLSKLESSESTGIYSLFSDYLHPFSDLTNPKKPYKSIDHSIIRPLAKKFLPFLNLTLSLLPKRLSDPHNFNDQFALELFHIYRLCLDCLESVSSQLSCKPYSVHVQRIRMVHCMVACGRYGDAEDEGFRVLESFKGINFGVKKSAKSAGKFVPDVEGGGSDKEFAFLVVELVVTLVKCAAMGQIKDDEVYRRVLVLTEEVRPWFRVLDANAYEKLHRVLVTYLGKCTLLLVGELACFDEKLVRTLCYAALTEYEKSSLTDQIYKFARRICSSLFSLQEDRSSLIIEILICVLDSIARECKFEMENPGIEYVDLVSYCANKCRTASANLCIPMATHLNKIAGDSHQVRPPFDMIIRLYAAGLYLINSDVKSRGDGLTSADGAKNESAIRVLRDDGKILQNLAALLGSCDSYFDIDCKENCVKYTDSACQICSQLSSDYEVSMPCKHRKRKASLVVYLNALKFLCHPLAELVNSERKQLIGENEDAFVTTKLYIIQDALYHFADIFLSCQSCSYERERDGFDENRKAVLTVAVAAFTLSIRTKLNMKGNTHLVKHIITSEWIQPQELKHLFASFHNIGVFLYRSKQVKEASKALKLCCRASWTCVKHLCQFSVQKSEGLVGDLSEDSFIEFVNDACTRGAFLLDVLHQCDHHKAERVIAECLEDWSAAAKVIERLPAPVPLVRQWVKIECRRCKDLNEGDSALILYFLLSSSTKVYKRAIGIILEQELLAYEEMSALYPEFCYKMQMKIIDILLQDVYVTPDSCLQKSRLLVRKGMALRACGIEGLKDCIQCLSDSISTILLKQKEARVEACSRGIPTRHQLAVTYCLRALCTQEIEPNSKLIFQDINAAINLWLSISVPDHCSADDPFSIMPENIVLLLYNVIDLLSMKGCMDFHTDIYRLMSRLFKRKNVPLENCLAMLWEFRRTTHALCVSPVNEAFIELSEHCGGHSNSVDFWVHCLRGSRPLIVGFQQSFSFLFPNSQGSCNLESSFISDITVDEVKEAAFELISSVPVPSRSVFLAGYLYHDLSERLILNGRLIEALSYAKEAHRLRTKLFQEKFMYSVEQQTERCSDTGDIVQKLTYGLKNLHIHRSVATEILSSHTVSWDLDGVYLSPWNVLQCYLESTLQVGIIHEIIGNGAEAETFLNWGKNISCLQILPPFIVAFSSVLGKLYRKKRLWDLAEMELQSAKKILIDTSTAFSCIKCRLIMEATIDQHLGDLSQNTFDSTKAEISVEKLLHAENLYKLALDKLNLSVWKNHVTFPEKANAESTVLKKNHVKEAECGVSNNSAHFVATEQDRRKKTRDVPKTKAEAKKFRNNAPKPLVKENCLIPENNSRLTRSRYRSMQNQSMSTSGEFQVGVSRYLKGDNASSSNTFTQQELLRETKSCKAAFGVKIKCICNNMWCWQCLVMEVIESGLLNNFVHLKWEFVRRRLSSRLLTDMGKCFGNRGQIHETHELFFQSIAVLVSRNPSGQIHTNSSVPLTSLLDFFGKEIAGDVFAVERAVILYNICWYSLKSYPSKDTRTACCDLFNIHVSKLVSWLMLAFVLCREVPLLFEKVSQLLATVYVLSASTKLFPLLSSCKALTDYQWASYFHQASLGTHLNYQLFSNMTGRSKVQHLVDAEGPYVPGSTCRGEETSNLLRLAPDSTQKLEEFVTKFFAGLPGVTVVCMSLLGGAYARLLKNLLLYPTCVSAWMLVSRFNSMSQPVVLLLPVDPVREAEYSDDDANSGCRKLCKSLDVGKHWHCPWGSTVVDNVAPAFKLILEENYLSSSMFPIEDTKSNRTMWWMWRKELDRRLGKLLRNLEDSWLGPFRYVLLGEWSNRKHLDLVHKKLVHDLKSKCKLEVNESLLNVMLGCSKDAFEEAGVLQLCLRRGYHVDEVGYRDEANRGTSFNASNGIEKQDELAFQLVKEAVKKLEGEDSVNREAIILVLDCEVQMLPWENLPILRNQEVYRMPSVGSISAALDRSHHHQEQVGKIVASFPLIDPLDAFYLLNPSGDLSSTQIEFEKWFRDQNLEGKAGSAPTAEELIAALKSHDLFIYFGHGSGAQYIPGHEIQKLENCAATLLMGCSSGSLMLNGCYVPQGTPLSYLLAGSPVIVANLWEVTDKDIDRFGKAMLDAWLRERSSCSLGCVQCDLLCAELEAMTVRGCKGNARRKTQRKKSPEACETSLFKEDFCDHRRKIGSFMAQAREACTLPFLIGASPVCYGIPTGIRRAKDL